GCCGCGTGTACTGGTGCATGCCGGTCGTGATGGAAACCTACGACGGGTTGCTGAACGACATCTGGGGGCAGCACGTGAGCGCCGCGCACGTGCAGCGCGCACTGGCCGCCGCGCAGTCGGGGCCGGTCGCCGAAGGCGGCGTGGGCGGCGGCACCGGCATGATCTGCCACGAGTTCAAGGGCGGCATCGGCACCGCGTCGCGCGTGCTCGCCGCCGACGCGGGCGGCTGGACCGTCGGCGCGCTCGTGCAGGCGAACTACGGCGTGCGCGAGATGCTGCGCGTCGCCGGTTATCCGGTCGGCGAAGTGCTGCGGCACGTGCATTCGCCGTTCCGCGCGCCGGACGCCAAGGGCGAGGCCGGCATGGGCTCGATCGTCGTCACGATCGCGACCGACGCGCCGCTGTTGCCGCATCAGTGCACGCGGCTCGCGCAGCGCGCGAGCGTCGGGCTTGCGCGCGTCGGCGGCGGCACGGAGGATTCGAGCGGCGACATCTTCCTTGCGTTCGCAACGGGCAACGACGGGCTGCCGGCGGCCAGCTACGGCAGCAAGGGCGCGCCGACGACCGGCGTGAACATGGTCAACAACGATCATATTTCCGCGCTGTTCGTCGCGGCGGCGGAGGCGGTGGAGGAGGCGATCGTGAATGCGCTCGTCGCGGGCGGCGACGTCGAGTCGCGCGGCGCGCGGGTCGAGGGGCTCGGGCAGGCGCGCTTGCTGGATGCGTTGCGCGAAGTGGGCTGGCGGCCGGGGCGCGGCGCCTGAAACGGCATGCGCCGCTTCAATCGAAGCGGCGTTGGACGGGGCGGCGATGCGGCGATCGGCCGGTGCGCCGCCCGCCCGCGCATGCGATGCGGGCGTTGCGGGCCTGGCCGTGACGACGCGGCGTCATGCTCAGCTGCCGAAGTAGATGTTGCAGAAGCTGACGGGGCCGACACATGCGTTCGGGTCTTCCTGCTTCGATTGCGAGCGATCGACGCGGCCTGCGGCCTTGACGGCTTCGGCGCGGTTCGCCTGTTGCTGCGCGACGTCGGCGGGCGCCGGCTGTGCGTGGGCGACAGCAGCGGTGAGCGACAGGGCAACGAGGGCGAGGTGAAGCGGCTTCATTTTGGTTTCTCCTGGGTGAGTGCCAGTTTCGCTGGCAGTGAAGAAACTATAGGCTCGTACTGCTTATAGATTAATCACCGCGGCTGTAGAGCTTATTTCCATTCGGAACAAGGATCAGGTTGCACACGCATCGATGTTCAATGGCGATGCCGGTTGAATGGCGCGTCCTTGTCCAGCAGCGCGCTGCGCATGAAATGCAGGCAGCCGACGATCCGCTGCATGCGATGACGCGCATCGGGCACCGCGTACCACGCCTGCAGCGTGTGCTGCGCCGCGCGGATCGCCAGGTTCACCGATTTCAGCGTGCGCGCGTGATGACCGGGCGTCGGATCGTCGAAGAAGCGCGGCAGTTCGTGCAGTACCGCATCGATCGAACCGGTCCAGCGCAGCGTCTGCGGCGGCCTGGATTCGCAGAACGCCCGCAGTTCGTCGCGCAGGTCGATCACTGCATGGCCGACCTCGAGCGTCGACAGCATCCAGCGCAGCGCGTCGCGATGCTGTCGCGTGCGTCGTACCAGCAGCGTGCGCAATTGCGCCATCAGGTCGTGCGTGCTCGACTGGAAGCGCTGCGCGAGGCCGTCCGGCGCGCCTTCGCACGCGAGCGTGACCTGGCGGCGCAGGTCGTGCGCGATACGGCCCGTGAGCCAGGGCATGTGGGTCGGGAACACGACCGCGAATACGAGCGAGCACGCGAGCATCGCGACGACGATGGCCAGCCCGTTGTTGATCAGCACCTCGGGCGTATACGCGATCGCGTTGTC
The sequence above is drawn from the Burkholderia stabilis genome and encodes:
- a CDS encoding P1 family peptidase yields the protein MRTRDLGIRIGLGTPGRFNAITDVPGVRVGHCTLNVENGDASIRSGVTVIEPRAGAAHDSPCFAGVHVLNGNGDATGLEWIREAGLLTTPIAYTNTHSVGVVRDALVANEREAAAGRVYWCMPVVMETYDGLLNDIWGQHVSAAHVQRALAAAQSGPVAEGGVGGGTGMICHEFKGGIGTASRVLAADAGGWTVGALVQANYGVREMLRVAGYPVGEVLRHVHSPFRAPDAKGEAGMGSIVVTIATDAPLLPHQCTRLAQRASVGLARVGGGTEDSSGDIFLAFATGNDGLPAASYGSKGAPTTGVNMVNNDHISALFVAAAEAVEEAIVNALVAGGDVESRGARVEGLGQARLLDALREVGWRPGRGA